A stretch of DNA from Streptomyces rubradiris:
CGCCCTGGCACCGCACCTCGCGCACGTCCGCAACGGCGGGCGACGCCACGAGGTGACCGTCGCCGTCCGGGACAGCCGCTCGGAGCCCGGGGCCGCTCGGCAGGCGGTGCGGGACCTCGCGGACGAGGACGGCGCCCGCATCGTGCTGACCATGGCCGGGACCCGGGTGCTGCCCGCCGTCGCGGACGCCTGTGAGGAGAGGGGGGTGCCGTGCGTGTCGACGACGTTCCCCTGGCAGGCGTACGTGCACGCGCGGGGCGCCGGTCCCGGGCACCGGTTCCGGTGGACGTACCACTTCGCCTGGGGCCTGGACGACATCGCCCGGGTCTTCGCCGGGATGTGGGAGCAGCTCACGCCCCGGGCCACCGTCGGCTGCCTGTGGAACGACGACCTCCAGGGGCGGCTGCTGCGGCACGAGCGGTACGGATTCGAGGCGGCGCTGTCCGGGCGCGGCCACACGCTGACCGACCTGGGTCCCTACCACGAGCCGGCCACCGACCTGCGGGAGCAGGCCGCCCGCCTGCGCGAGCACGGCGCCGACCTGGTCACCAGCGCGTCCACCGCCACCGACCTGGCCCTCTTCCACCGGCAGGCCCGAACGGCGGGGCTGCGGCCCCGGCTGATCACCTGCTCACGCTGGCTGACCTATCCGCACACCCACACCACCCCCGCCCCCGACGTACACGCCGAACTCGGTGACGCGCGGGTGGCCACGCTCGTCTACTGGAGCCCCGTCCACCCCTACCGCTCCAGCCTGGACGGCGGCACGTGCGCCGAGCTGGCCCGCGCCTACGAGGAGGACACCGGCGCGTCCTGGCTCCAGCCGCTGGGGCTCGCGCACGCCCTGCTGGAGATCGCGCACCACGCCCTGACCACGGCCGCCGACCCGGCCGACCGCGCCTCGGTCGCCGACGCCGTCGCCCGCACCCGGCTCGACACCATCGCGGGCCCGCTGGACTGGACGGCCGGCCCCACCCCGAACATCGCGCTGCTGCCCCTGGTCGGCGGCCAGTGGCACCCGGAACCGGCCGGCCCCCGCCTGGCCGTGGTGAACAACACGGGCCGGCCGGAGGTACCGCTGACCGGGGACCTGATCCCGGCCCGCTGAACGGACACGGCGGACGGGAGCCCGAAGGACGGCCCCGCCCCGCGCCGCCCGCACACCGATGAGGGGCCGCCCACGGGGACGTACCCCCGCGCCCGCGGGCGCCGGGGCGAGCCCGACGCGAGGGGCCCCACCGGGGCGTACCCCTGGCGGGAGGGCAGGCGCCGGGCCGCCGGGCCTTCGCCGCGTGAGCGGCTACCGCCCCGCGCGCAGGGCCCGCGCGTGGTTCAGGAAGGCCATCAGCCCCACCTCGAAGGCGCGGTCGGCACGGCCGTCGCCCGCCGCCGCGAGCGCCTCGGCCAGGCGCGGGGTCGGGGTGCCGTCCGCCAGCTCCCACATCGCCTCGGGAGCGGCCAGGTCGAGGGCCGAGCCCAGCACCAGGTTCTCCAGGGCGACGATCAGCGGCATGATCCCGGCCGGCTCGAATCCGGCGGCGAGCAGCACGCCCACCGCGCGTTCGTACTGGGCGAGGACCCGGGGCGCGCGGACGGGGGAGGTCATCAGCAGCGGGATCACCCGGGGATGGGCGGCGAACGCGGCCCGGTAGGACCGCGCCCACGCCTCCATGGCCGCGTCCCACGGGGTCAGGTCCAGGGTGGCCGGGTCGATGGCGGCGCAGACGCGCTCGCGCAGCAGCTCCACGATGCCGTCCCGGCCGTCCACGTGGTGATACACCGAGCCGGTCTGCACGCCGAGCCCGCGGGCTATCCGCGGCACGGTGAAGTCACCTGTCTCGTCGATGAGTTGGAGCGCGGTGGTGGTGATGCGCTCGCGGTCGAGGAGCGGTGTGCGCGGCCGTCCCATGGTCAGCGTCCCCCTGAGGTCTTCCCGGATGCCCAACGGCAGGTTACATTGCGGAAACCGAAAGCCTTTAGGTTTACGGCTCCCGGG
This window harbors:
- a CDS encoding ABC transporter substrate-binding protein, with the protein product MAPAPLCIGVVAPVTGRLAPLGAPLSYVLRALAPHLAHVRNGGRRHEVTVAVRDSRSEPGAARQAVRDLADEDGARIVLTMAGTRVLPAVADACEERGVPCVSTTFPWQAYVHARGAGPGHRFRWTYHFAWGLDDIARVFAGMWEQLTPRATVGCLWNDDLQGRLLRHERYGFEAALSGRGHTLTDLGPYHEPATDLREQAARLREHGADLVTSASTATDLALFHRQARTAGLRPRLITCSRWLTYPHTHTTPAPDVHAELGDARVATLVYWSPVHPYRSSLDGGTCAELARAYEEDTGASWLQPLGLAHALLEIAHHALTTAADPADRASVADAVARTRLDTIAGPLDWTAGPTPNIALLPLVGGQWHPEPAGPRLAVVNNTGRPEVPLTGDLIPAR
- a CDS encoding TetR/AcrR family transcriptional regulator; this translates as MGRPRTPLLDRERITTTALQLIDETGDFTVPRIARGLGVQTGSVYHHVDGRDGIVELLRERVCAAIDPATLDLTPWDAAMEAWARSYRAAFAAHPRVIPLLMTSPVRAPRVLAQYERAVGVLLAAGFEPAGIMPLIVALENLVLGSALDLAAPEAMWELADGTPTPRLAEALAAAGDGRADRAFEVGLMAFLNHARALRAGR